From the Amia ocellicauda isolate fAmiCal2 chromosome 21, fAmiCal2.hap1, whole genome shotgun sequence genome, one window contains:
- the ppp1r13bb gene encoding protein phosphatase 1, regulatory subunit 13Bb isoform X9, translating to MRFPVGGEGNGAVAGTMEWKHVEAVQEFSAEGQCSKIKVRSCRITWEDAQQVGNPRVELTLSELQDMASRQQQQIEAQQQMLVAKEQRLRFLKQQERRQQQSVSETEKLQRLKDRVDSQEAKLKKIRAMRGQVDYSKVINGNLSAEIEHINSMFQEKQEELQSAVLKVEQLTQQLEDLRRGKLNGLQALSGQVTGAAALELRKLYQELQIRNKLNQEQNSKLQQHKDQLNKRNMEVTLMDRRIGELRQRLYKKKAEARHKENIPLNRINGTPSPQPAPGSSGRVAAVVPFSQAPAPGRQEGGGYPGQADTLKPQSLTVTATASHARSKSETDGRAVRKPPGPWKVSDLDIVVDPVLPSPPAAQQPSDIRLGHLAPPLPDALSSGDANWPALSKQVSATLKPPSVDWKESSMDTAPKPGSPASGPDKALCKPLPPSYGTYPSAGLLAAGSCSSLERRRDGSLTRTGGWQRAAQPPGSSQQIQQRISVPPSPTFQPAGSPLFPPGEPRPDPPLAVAVRPFVPDKGSRPQSPRKGPPTVNSSSIYYMYLQQAVPPKTYQPNSKSAVKAVYGKPVLPPSSAPPSPLPFLPGAPLPLGVEEGMERDGPREGEQEGPCVPGEGPPPSVENIPRPLSPTKLTPMVHSPLRYQSDADLEALRKKLANAPRPLKKRSSITEPEGPSGPNIQKLLYQRFNTLAGGMENGGGGGGGSGLPFYQPGPPPDYMGGVLADMDNANLPEPPSQAPPPPATEPAEPLQLSLLPPPSDANDNQLPPPPPEEPTPGLSILPVAATEDSNNNPAAPPPGDSLPSPIPEASSPEEAGTPPPPAAPGPLATATAKRTNLKKPNSERTGHGLRVKFNPLALLLDASLEGEFDLVQRIIYESLCSSQVENPSTPNDEGITPLHNAVCAGHHHIVRFLLDFGVNVNAADSDGWTPLHCAASCNSVHLCKLLVESGAAIFATTISDVETAADKCEEMEEGYIQCSQFLYGVQEKLGVMNKGAVFALWEYEAQNSDELSFHQGDAITVLRRKDDSETEWWWGRLNEREGYVPRNLLGLYPRIKPRQRSLA from the exons ATGCGTTTTCCCGTCGGCGGGGAGGGGAATGGAGCTGTAGCCGGCACGATGGAGTGGAAACACGTGGAAGCCGTGCAGGAGTTCAGCGCCGAAGGACAATGCAGTAAGATTAAGGTCCGATCTTGCCGGATAACCTGGGAGGACGCGCAGCAG gttGGCAACCCGCGGGTGGAGCTGACCCTGTCGGAGCTGCAGGACATGGCCAgtcggcagcagcagcagatcgAAGCCCAGCAGCAGATGCTCGTGGCCAAG gagCAGCGTCTGAGGTTCCTGAAGCAGCAGGAGCGCCGGCAGCAGCAGAGCGTGTCCGAGACGGAGAAACTGCAGCGGCTCAAGGACCGGGTGGACAGCCAGGAGGCCAAGCTGAAGAAGATCAGGGCCATGCGCGGCCAGGTGGACTACAGCAAGGTCATCAACGGCAATCTGT CCGCGGAGATCGAGCACATCAACAGCATGTTCCAGGAGAAGCAGGAGGAGCTGCAGTCGGCCGTGCTGAAGGTGGAGCAGCTGACGCAGCAGCTGGAGGACCTGCGCCGCGGGAAGCTGAACGGCCTGCAGGCGCTGAGCGGCCAGGTGACCGGGGCGGCGGCGCTGGAGCTGCGCAAACTCTACCAGGAGCTGCAG ATCCGTAACAAGCTGAACCAGGAGCAGAACAGCAAGCTGCAGCAGCACAAGGACCAGCTGAACAAGCGCAACATGGAGGTGACGCTGATGGACCGGCGCATCGGGGAGCTGCGCCAGCGCCTCTACAAGAAGAAAGCTGAGGCACGTCACAAAGAGAACATCCCC CTGAACAGGATCAACGGGACACCCTCCCCCCAGCCGGCGCCGGGCAGCTCGGGCCGCGTGGCCGCCGTGGTGCCCTTCAGCCAGGCCCCCGCGCCGGGCAGGCAGGAAGGGGGCGGCTACCCCGGCCAGGCGGACACTCTGAAGCCACAGTCCCTCACGGTGACGGCCACCGCCAGCCACGCCCGCTCCAAATCCG AGACAGATGGGCGAGCCGTGAGAAAGCCCCCCGGCCCTTGGAAGGTCTCTGATTTAGACATCGTAGTGGACCCGGTGCTGCCGTCTCCCCCCGCCGCTCAACAGCCGTCCGACATCAGGCTCGGACACCTGGCCCCCCCGCTGCCTGACGCTCTTTCCT CCGGCGATGCCAACTGGCCGGCCCTCAGTAAGCAGGTGTCGGCCACCCTGAAGCCGCCCAGCGTGGACTGGAAGGAGTCCAGCATGGACACGGCGCCCAAGCCCGGCAGTCCCGCCTCGGGCCCCGACAAG GCGCTGTGCAAGCCGCTGCCCCCGAGCTACGGCACCTACCCCAGCGCCGGGCTGCTGGCGGCCGGGTCCTGCTCCTCGCTGGAGCGCCGCAGGGATGGCAGTCTGACGCGGACGGGGGGCTGGCAGAGGGCGGCGCAGCCCCCCGGCTCCTCCCAGCAGATCCAGCAGCGCATCTCCGTCCCCCCCAGCCCCACCTTCCAGCCTGCCGGCTCCCCGCTGTTCCCCCCGGGCGAGCCGCGGCCCGACCCCCCCCTGGCCGTGGCGGTGCGGCCCTTTGTCCCTGACAAGGGCTCCCGGCCGCAGTCCCCCCGCAAGGGACCGCCGACCGTCAACTCCAGCTCCATTTACTACATGTACCTGCAGCAGGCCGTGCCGCCCAAGACCTACCAGCCCAACAGCAAGTCAGCTGTCAAAGCAG TGTACGGGAAGCCGGTGCTGCCCCCCAGCTCGGCCCCCCCCTCGCCGCTGCCCTTCCTACCAGGGGCTCCGTTGCCGTTGGGGGTGGAGGAGGGCATGGAGAGGGACGGCCCTCGGGAGGGGGAGCAGGAGGGCCCGTGCGTGCCGGGGGAGGGCCCGCCCCCCAGCGTGGAGAACATCCCGCGGCCCCTGAGCCCCACCAAGCTGACGCCCATGGTGCACTCGCCCCTGCGCTACCAGAGCGACGCCGACCTGGAGGCGCTGCGCAAGAAGCTGGCCAACGCGCCGCGGCCCCTGAAGAAGCGCAGCTCCATCACGGAGCCCGAGGGCCCCAGCGGCCCCAACATCCAGAAGCTGCTGTACCAGCGCTTCAACACGCTGGCAGGGGGCATGGAGAACGGCGGTGGCGGAGGGGGGGGCAGTGGCCTGCCCTTCTACCAGCCCGGGCCCCCCCCCGACTACATGGGCGGCGTCCTGGCTGACATGGACAACGCCAACCTGCCCGAGCCTCCCAGCCAGGCCCCGCCCCCTCCCGCCACGGAGCCGGCCGAGCCCCTCCAGCTGTCGTTGCTGCCCCCCCCCTCGGACGCCAACGACAACCAGCTGCCGCCCCCTCCCCCCGAGGAGCCGACGCCGGGGCTGTCCATCCTGCCGGTCGCCGCCACCGAGGACAGCAACAACAACCCCGCCGCCCCCCCGCCCGGCGACTCACTGCCCAGCCCCATCCCCGAGGCCAGCTCCCCCGAGGAGGCCGGCACACCCCCCCCGCCCGCCGCGCCCGGCCCCCTGGCCACGGCCACG GCCAAGCGCACCAACCTGAAGAAGCCGAACTCGGAGCGCACCGGCCACGGGCTGCGGGTCAAATTCAACCCCCTGGCGCTGCTGCTGGACGCCTCCCTGGAGGGCGAGTTCGACCTGGTGCAGAGGATCATCTACGAG TCGCTGTGCTCTTCCCAGGTGGAGAACCCCAGCACCCCGAACGACGAGGGCATCACCCCGCTGCACAACGCCGTGTGTGCCGGACACCACCACATCGTGCGCTTCCTGCTGGACTTCGGCGTCAACGTCAACGCAGCTGACAGCGATGGCTG GACCCCCCTGCACTGCGCCGCCTCCTGCAACAGTGTGCATCTGTGCAAGCTGCTCGTGGAGTCGGGCGCCGCCATCTTCGCCACAACCATCAGCGACGTGGAGACGGCAGCGGACAAGTGTGAGGAGATGGAGGAGGGGTACATCCAGTGCTCCCAGTTCCTCTATG GCGTGCAGGAGAAGCTGGGCGTGATGAACAAGGGCGCCGTGTTCGCGCTGTGGGAGTACGAGGCTCAGAACAGCGACGAGCTCTCCTTCCACCAGGGCGACGCCATCACCGTGCTGCGGCGCAAGGACGACAGCGAGACGGAGTGGTGGTGGGGCCGGCTGAACGAGCGTGAGGGCTACGTGCCCCGCAACCTGCTGGGG CTGTACCCGAGGATAAAGCCGAGACAGCGCTCCTTGGCGTAA